Proteins from one Bradyrhizobium amphicarpaeae genomic window:
- a CDS encoding glycoside hydrolase family 16 protein encodes MIERWTRGALVAIGLCAVPAPGIAQDEIDGAPVRMSLQVTSDPSTIACRRLETVDPASLVFLPLRRTFSEDFDEHPLSNGRWVPHYAGGAAWPEARYWGGDGSDFKRKTSANGEQQIYVDPRYAGRASAPLGLDPFRVKDGVLSIVASRTPPELKPLLFDNEYISGILTTQGTFAQKHGYFEIRAKVPVGHAVWPAFWMLADDGGWPPEVDVLEGRGERPGDLVMTTHWRIPSTQKIQSCGFDFAVGDASSAFHNYGVLWQEDRLIYFIDRNPVSDIKVPIGFDDPMYMIVNLAIGSKFFPGVSPVDAESPRSVAFEIDRISAYQIDREEQARR; translated from the coding sequence ATGATCGAGCGTTGGACGAGGGGCGCTCTGGTCGCGATCGGTCTTTGCGCCGTGCCTGCGCCGGGCATCGCGCAGGACGAAATCGATGGCGCGCCGGTGCGCATGTCGCTGCAGGTCACGAGCGATCCCTCCACCATCGCGTGCCGCAGGCTTGAAACGGTCGATCCGGCGTCGCTGGTGTTCCTGCCGCTGCGCCGGACCTTCAGCGAGGATTTCGACGAGCATCCGCTGTCGAACGGGCGCTGGGTCCCGCATTATGCGGGCGGCGCGGCCTGGCCGGAGGCGCGCTATTGGGGCGGCGACGGCTCCGACTTCAAGCGCAAGACCAGCGCCAATGGCGAGCAGCAGATCTACGTCGATCCGCGTTATGCCGGCCGCGCGTCGGCGCCGCTCGGGCTCGATCCGTTCAGGGTGAAGGACGGCGTGTTGTCGATCGTCGCCAGCCGCACCCCCCCGGAATTGAAACCGCTGCTGTTCGACAACGAGTACATCTCCGGCATCCTGACGACCCAGGGCACGTTCGCCCAGAAGCACGGCTATTTCGAAATTCGCGCCAAGGTGCCGGTCGGCCATGCGGTGTGGCCGGCGTTCTGGATGCTGGCGGACGATGGCGGCTGGCCGCCGGAGGTCGACGTGCTGGAAGGCCGCGGCGAGCGGCCGGGCGATCTCGTGATGACGACGCACTGGCGGATCCCCTCGACCCAGAAGATCCAGTCCTGCGGTTTCGATTTCGCGGTCGGCGACGCCTCCAGCGCCTTCCACAATTACGGTGTGTTGTGGCAGGAGGATCGGCTGATCTACTTCATCGATCGCAATCCGGTCTCCGACATCAAGGTGCCGATCGGTTTCGATGATCCCATGTACATGATCGTCAACCTCGCGATCGGGTCGAAGTTCTTTCCGGGCGTCAGTCCCGTCGATGCGGAATCGCCAAGGAGCGTCGCGTTCGAGATCGACCGGATTTCCGCCTATCAGATCGACAGGGAAGAGCAGGCGCGGAGGTAG
- a CDS encoding HNH endonuclease — protein sequence MNAHVSQGSWPVLVLNADFRPLSYYPLSLWSWQDAIKAVFLDRVNIVAHYDQAVHSPTLQMQLPSVVSLKSFVKPTTHPAFTRFNVFLRDRFACQYCGSPEDLTFDHIIPRSKGGQTTWENVVAACSPCNLRKGNLTPAQAKMFPRQSAFAPTVHQLHRNGRLFPPNYLHDSWLDYLYWDTELDP from the coding sequence TTGAACGCACATGTCTCGCAAGGCAGTTGGCCGGTGTTGGTGCTGAACGCGGACTTCCGGCCGCTGAGTTACTACCCGCTGTCTCTTTGGTCGTGGCAGGACGCGATCAAGGCGGTGTTCCTCGATCGCGTCAACATCGTCGCGCATTACGATCAGGCGGTTCACAGCCCCACGCTGCAGATGCAGCTGCCGAGCGTCGTCTCGCTCAAATCCTTCGTCAAGCCGACCACCCATCCGGCCTTCACCCGGTTCAACGTCTTCCTGCGCGATCGTTTCGCCTGCCAATATTGCGGCTCGCCCGAAGACCTGACCTTCGATCACATCATCCCGCGCAGCAAGGGCGGCCAGACCACCTGGGAGAACGTGGTCGCGGCGTGCTCGCCGTGCAATCTGCGCAAGGGCAATCTGACGCCAGCACAGGCAAAGATGTTTCCGCGCCAGAGCGCGTTCGCGCCAACCGTGCACCAGCTCCATCGCAACGGCCGCCTGTTTCCGCCGAACTATCTGCACGATAGCTGGCTGGACTATCTGTACTGGGATACGGAGCTGGATCCGTAA
- a CDS encoding peptidyl-alpha-hydroxyglycine alpha-amidating lyase family protein: MPAILGSGEHRYRVVDNFAKLPEGWQLTDVASVAVDSKDRVYVFNRGAHPMVVLDRDGHFLRSFGEGLFSRAHGLHIDADDNLYCTDDGDHTVRKCTTDGKVLLTIGIPEKPSPFMSGEPFHRCTHTALSPKGEIYVSDGYGNARVHKYTPDGKLLKSWGEPGTDPGQFNIVHNIATDADGWVYVADRENHRVQVFDGNGKYETQWNNLHRPCALCCCGGAKNPTFLIGELGPGLAINRKVPNLGPRLSIVDARGKRIARLGGEDGPGVASGKFLAPHGIALDSRGDIYVGEVGVTNWDTSFPDEEMPAAVRATRCLQKLERVRE; this comes from the coding sequence ATGCCAGCCATTCTCGGCAGCGGCGAGCACCGCTACCGCGTCGTCGACAATTTTGCGAAACTGCCCGAAGGCTGGCAGCTCACCGACGTCGCCTCCGTCGCGGTCGACAGCAAGGACCGCGTCTACGTGTTCAACCGTGGCGCCCATCCGATGGTGGTGCTCGACCGCGACGGTCATTTCCTGCGTAGCTTCGGCGAAGGGCTGTTCTCGCGCGCGCACGGCCTGCACATCGACGCCGACGACAATCTCTACTGCACCGATGACGGCGACCACACCGTGCGCAAATGCACCACCGACGGCAAGGTGCTGCTGACGATCGGCATTCCCGAGAAGCCGTCGCCGTTCATGAGCGGCGAGCCGTTCCATCGCTGCACCCACACCGCGCTGTCGCCGAAGGGCGAGATCTACGTCTCCGACGGCTATGGCAATGCGCGCGTGCACAAATACACGCCGGACGGCAAGCTGCTCAAGAGCTGGGGTGAGCCCGGCACCGATCCCGGCCAGTTCAACATCGTGCACAATATTGCCACCGATGCCGACGGCTGGGTCTATGTCGCCGACCGCGAGAACCATCGCGTGCAGGTGTTCGACGGCAACGGCAAATACGAGACGCAGTGGAACAATCTGCATCGGCCTTGCGCGCTGTGCTGCTGCGGTGGGGCCAAGAACCCGACCTTCTTGATCGGCGAACTCGGCCCGGGCCTTGCCATCAACCGCAAGGTGCCCAATCTCGGCCCGCGGCTGTCGATCGTGGACGCCAGGGGCAAGCGCATCGCACGCCTCGGCGGCGAGGATGGTCCGGGCGTTGCGAGCGGAAAATTCCTGGCGCCCCACGGCATCGCGCTGGATTCGAGGGGCGATATCTATGTCGGCGAGGTCGGCGTCACCAATTGGGACACCAGCTTTCCCGATGAGGAAATGCCGGCCGCGGTGCGCGCGACGCGGTGCTTGCAGAAGCTCGAGCGGGTAAGGGAGTAG
- a CDS encoding flavin-containing monooxygenase gives MLDKTKDLSVSAQAWLDAFERALGRPDPATLDRLFVADSFWRDVLALSWNLQTIAGRETIAQTLAALGPKAAPTNFKIAPDRAPPRWVTRAGTNTIEAIFDFETATGRGSGILRLVPDSADDDRLKAWTLLTALDELKGFEEQLGASRPRGQAYSRDFRGPNWLDLRNTARDYADRDPAVLVVGGGQAGLAIAARLKQLQVDALIVDREMRIGDNWRKRYHALTLHNQVQVNHLPYMPFPPNWPTYIPKDKLANWFEAYVDAMELNFWTGTEFEGGSYDEANGRWTVTLRRADGSRRTMHPRHVVMATGVSGIANIPDIPTLDNFKGTLLHSSRYEDGECWAGKRAIVIGTGNSGHDIAQDLHSSGAEVTLVQRSPTLVTNIEPSAQLAYATYNEGTLEDNDLIAASMPTPLAKKTHVMLTEQSKQLDKELLDGLARVGFKLDFGEGGTGWQFKYLTRGGGYYFNVGCSNLIVEGKIKLKQFSDIEGFTADGARMKDGTVLPADLIVLSTGYKPQEYLVRKLFGEAMADRVGPIWGFGDGLELRNMYARTRQPGLWFIAGSLAQCRINSKYLALQIKATEAGILESEVSTA, from the coding sequence ATGCTCGACAAGACCAAGGATCTATCCGTCAGCGCCCAGGCCTGGCTCGACGCATTCGAGCGCGCGCTGGGCAGGCCCGATCCCGCCACGCTGGACCGCCTCTTCGTCGCCGACAGCTTCTGGCGCGACGTGCTGGCGCTGAGCTGGAACCTGCAAACGATCGCCGGGCGCGAGACGATTGCGCAAACCCTGGCCGCGCTCGGACCGAAGGCGGCACCGACCAATTTCAAGATCGCGCCGGACCGCGCGCCGCCGCGCTGGGTGACGCGCGCCGGCACCAACACGATTGAAGCGATCTTCGATTTCGAAACGGCGACCGGGCGTGGCAGCGGCATCCTCCGGCTCGTTCCCGACAGCGCCGACGATGACCGCCTGAAGGCGTGGACGCTGCTCACCGCGCTCGACGAATTGAAAGGTTTCGAGGAGCAGCTCGGCGCGTCGCGGCCGCGGGGCCAGGCCTATTCGCGCGATTTCCGCGGACCGAACTGGCTCGATCTGCGCAACACCGCGCGCGACTATGCCGATCGCGATCCGGCCGTGCTGGTGGTCGGCGGCGGCCAGGCCGGGCTCGCGATCGCGGCACGGCTGAAGCAGTTGCAGGTCGATGCGCTGATCGTCGATCGCGAGATGCGGATCGGCGACAATTGGCGCAAGCGTTATCATGCGCTGACCCTGCACAACCAGGTGCAGGTCAATCACCTCCCCTACATGCCGTTTCCGCCGAACTGGCCGACCTATATCCCCAAGGACAAGCTCGCCAATTGGTTCGAGGCTTACGTCGACGCCATGGAGCTGAACTTCTGGACCGGCACCGAATTCGAGGGCGGCTCTTACGACGAGGCGAACGGACGCTGGACGGTCACACTGCGCCGCGCCGACGGCAGCCGGCGGACCATGCATCCGCGTCACGTCGTCATGGCGACCGGCGTCAGCGGCATCGCCAATATTCCCGATATTCCGACGCTCGACAATTTCAAGGGAACGCTGCTGCATTCCAGCCGCTACGAGGACGGCGAGTGCTGGGCCGGCAAACGCGCGATCGTCATCGGCACCGGCAACAGCGGTCACGACATCGCGCAGGACCTTCATTCCAGCGGCGCCGAGGTGACGCTGGTGCAACGCTCGCCGACGCTGGTCACCAATATCGAACCGTCGGCACAGCTCGCTTATGCCACCTACAACGAAGGCACGCTCGAGGACAATGATTTGATCGCGGCCTCGATGCCGACACCGCTGGCGAAGAAGACGCATGTGATGTTGACGGAGCAGTCGAAGCAGCTCGACAAGGAGCTGCTCGACGGCCTTGCCCGCGTCGGCTTCAAGCTCGATTTCGGCGAGGGCGGCACCGGCTGGCAGTTCAAGTACCTCACTCGCGGCGGCGGCTATTATTTCAACGTCGGCTGCTCCAATTTGATTGTCGAGGGAAAGATCAAGCTGAAGCAGTTTTCCGACATTGAGGGCTTCACGGCTGATGGCGCACGGATGAAGGACGGCACGGTCCTTCCTGCCGATCTCATCGTGCTCTCCACCGGCTACAAGCCGCAGGAATATCTGGTGCGAAAGCTGTTCGGCGAGGCGATGGCCGACCGCGTCGGCCCGATCTGGGGCTTTGGCGACGGCCTCGAGCTGCGCAACATGTATGCGCGCACCAGGCAGCCCGGACTCTGGTTCATCGCCGGCAGCCTCGCGCAATGCCGCATAAACTCGAAATATCTCGCGCTGCAGATCAAGGCGACCGAGGCGGGGATTTTGGAGAGTGAGGTGAGCACGGCTTGA
- a CDS encoding DNA-3-methyladenine glycosylase family protein: protein MTLHLETQSDLEEAVHALIKRDPRLRPVFEIAGMPALRRREPGFAGLAHIVCGQQLSTASAAAIWGRLSAAFDPFDHDAVRRARTDRLGRLGLSAAKIKTLKHLAREIGAQRLNLDVLAEEDADAAHHTLIALPGIGPWTADVYLLFCLGHGDAWPAGDLAVQEAIKIGLGLPARPTEKQMAPLAEPWRPLRGAAAHLWWSYYRAAKKREGVLPA from the coding sequence ATGACCCTCCACCTCGAAACCCAGTCCGATCTCGAAGAGGCGGTCCACGCGCTGATCAAGCGCGACCCGCGCCTCCGACCCGTGTTCGAGATCGCGGGCATGCCGGCGTTGCGGCGGCGCGAGCCGGGGTTTGCGGGCCTTGCCCACATCGTCTGCGGCCAGCAGCTCTCCACCGCGAGCGCGGCGGCGATCTGGGGACGATTGTCGGCCGCCTTCGATCCGTTCGACCACGACGCGGTGCGCCGGGCCCGCACCGACCGGCTGGGGCGGCTCGGCCTTTCGGCCGCCAAGATCAAGACGCTGAAACATCTCGCGCGCGAGATCGGTGCGCAGCGGCTGAACCTCGACGTGCTCGCGGAGGAAGATGCAGACGCCGCACATCACACGCTGATCGCGCTGCCCGGGATCGGCCCCTGGACCGCGGACGTCTATCTCTTGTTCTGCCTCGGCCATGGCGATGCCTGGCCCGCCGGCGACCTCGCCGTGCAGGAGGCCATCAAGATCGGCCTCGGCCTTCCAGCACGGCCGACGGAAAAGCAGATGGCGCCGCTCGCCGAGCCCTGGCGTCCGCTGCGCGGCGCGGCGGCGCATCTGTGGTGGAGCTATTATCGCGCGGCGAAGAAGCGCGAGGGCGTGCTGCCAGCGTGA
- the gluQRS gene encoding tRNA glutamyl-Q(34) synthetase GluQRS — translation MAPPVFRFAPSPNGHLHLGHAYSALLNFDRARETGGRLLLRIEDIDATRCRPEFETAIYEDLAWLGVAWETPVRRQSEHLADYRAALDKLSALGLVYPAFESRAEIAKLVAAREAGGPWPRDPDGAPLYPGECKSLQGDARARLIASGAPYALRLDMAAACQRVAGLTWRELGEQQRGERGIVPARPEAWGDVILARKETPTSYHLSVVVDDALQGVSEIVRGQDLFHATAVHRLLQVLLGLPEPTYRHHRLICDGEGRKLSKSSRSTGLRELRAAGASPASIRALVGLG, via the coding sequence ATGGCACCACCCGTTTTCCGATTTGCTCCCAGCCCCAACGGCCACCTGCATCTCGGCCACGCTTATTCGGCGCTGCTGAATTTCGACCGTGCGCGCGAGACCGGCGGCCGGTTGCTGTTGCGGATCGAGGACATCGACGCGACGCGTTGCCGGCCAGAGTTCGAGACGGCGATCTATGAGGACCTTGCCTGGCTGGGGGTTGCCTGGGAGACGCCGGTGCGGCGGCAGTCCGAGCATCTCGCCGATTATCGCGCCGCGCTGGACAAGCTGTCGGCGCTGGGTCTCGTCTATCCCGCCTTCGAAAGCCGGGCCGAGATCGCAAAGCTCGTCGCCGCGCGCGAGGCCGGCGGGCCATGGCCACGCGATCCCGACGGCGCTCCGCTTTATCCGGGGGAGTGCAAATCGCTGCAGGGCGACGCGAGGGCGCGTCTGATCGCTTCGGGCGCGCCTTACGCGCTGCGGCTCGACATGGCGGCCGCCTGTCAGCGCGTCGCCGGCCTGACTTGGAGGGAACTCGGCGAGCAGCAACGCGGCGAGCGCGGCATCGTCCCGGCGCGACCGGAGGCCTGGGGTGACGTCATCCTGGCCCGCAAGGAAACGCCGACCAGCTACCATCTGTCTGTCGTCGTCGATGATGCCCTCCAGGGCGTCAGCGAGATCGTGCGGGGCCAGGATCTGTTCCACGCCACCGCCGTCCACCGCCTGCTCCAGGTCCTGCTCGGCCTGCCCGAACCCACCTACCGCCATCACCGGCTGATTTGCGACGGCGAGGGGCGGAAGCTGTCGAAATCGAGCCGCTCGACCGGTCTGCGGGAGTTGCGCGCCGCCGGGGCCTCACCCGCGAGCATCCGCGCGCTGGTGGGATTAGGTTAG
- a CDS encoding ATP-binding protein: MAAKKRSARTTRTSRRPPRKRPGPAAPLRKRSTKPVGPDVVQAALAAFAHEVRTPLTGILAISDLLATSDLGERERRWADTIKAGAEHLASLATLFVDAARTGKGAGKAGSSLRQDLFDLKALARRAGDSLAGRAAAKGLQAQVEIPDKLPGLVVGDPVRLRAALENLIDNAVKFTDQGGVALEVAPWRPVKGTAKGRVGVAFAVSDSGIGLTMAEIKRLFRPFTQANVTIASRFGGAGLGLSSVKQLARAMGGDITVAPRRGGGATFTLTVSLDAAGPSKSRKTKGEREADTVAALHVLSVEDNPFGRVVLNTILTELGHHAEFIGRGEDAVGRLAQGAFDAVLMDMVLPGIDGVEAIRRIRTMEPPLARIPIIGVSGRGEDEAASREAGADAFLVKPVSPRALATALLEATRREEAAT, from the coding sequence ATGGCGGCGAAGAAGCGCTCAGCGCGCACCACGCGGACGTCTAGGCGACCGCCTCGGAAGCGGCCCGGGCCGGCCGCCCCGTTGCGCAAGCGCAGCACCAAGCCAGTCGGGCCTGACGTGGTCCAGGCGGCACTTGCGGCCTTTGCCCATGAGGTCCGTACCCCCCTGACCGGTATCCTGGCGATCAGCGACTTGCTCGCGACCTCCGATCTCGGCGAGCGGGAACGGCGCTGGGCCGACACCATCAAGGCCGGTGCCGAGCACCTGGCGAGCCTTGCCACGCTGTTCGTGGATGCCGCCAGAACCGGCAAGGGGGCCGGCAAGGCCGGAAGTTCACTGCGGCAGGACCTGTTCGACCTCAAGGCGCTCGCCCGCCGCGCTGGCGATTCGCTGGCCGGCCGTGCCGCCGCCAAGGGTCTCCAGGCCCAGGTCGAGATCCCCGACAAGCTTCCCGGCCTCGTCGTCGGCGATCCCGTCCGCCTGCGCGCCGCGCTCGAGAACCTGATCGACAATGCCGTGAAATTCACCGACCAGGGCGGCGTGGCGCTTGAGGTTGCGCCCTGGCGCCCCGTCAAGGGTACGGCGAAGGGCAGGGTCGGCGTCGCCTTCGCGGTGTCTGACAGCGGCATCGGTCTGACCATGGCAGAGATCAAGCGGCTGTTCCGCCCGTTCACCCAGGCCAATGTCACCATCGCCTCGCGCTTCGGCGGTGCTGGCCTGGGCCTGTCCTCGGTCAAGCAATTGGCGCGTGCGATGGGCGGCGATATCACCGTCGCGCCGCGCCGCGGCGGCGGCGCCACCTTTACGCTGACGGTGTCGCTCGATGCGGCGGGCCCCAGCAAATCCCGCAAGACGAAGGGCGAGAGGGAGGCAGATACAGTCGCCGCGCTGCACGTCCTTAGCGTCGAGGACAATCCGTTCGGCCGCGTCGTGCTGAACACGATCCTGACCGAGCTCGGCCATCATGCCGAATTCATCGGGCGCGGCGAGGACGCCGTCGGCCGGCTGGCGCAAGGCGCCTTCGACGCGGTGTTGATGGACATGGTGCTGCCCGGCATCGACGGCGTCGAGGCCATCCGGCGGATCCGCACCATGGAGCCGCCGCTGGCTCGGATCCCGATCATCGGGGTGTCCGGTCGCGGCGAGGACGAGGCGGCCTCGCGCGAGGCCGGCGCGGACGCCTTCCTGGTCAAGCCTGTCTCTCCGCGGGCGCTAGCGACTGCGCTGCTTGAAGCGACACGCCGTGAGGAAGCCGCGACTTGA
- a CDS encoding YihY/virulence factor BrkB family protein, which yields MKVIRTVYDVAMDAFYTFLADDGWAIASHIALSTLMALFPFLIVLTSLAGFFGSKELADQAASLMLQIWPKQVADSISGEVHDVLTTTRTGVLTIGAALSVYFASNGVEALRVALNRAYAVVEMRRWYWLRLESIGYTLVAAFTALAMAFLIVLGPLLIEAARSHIPLFVESNERILTGIRYGITVGALVVALLILHAWLPAGRRSFVQILPGIVFTIVASLISGIVFGQYLARFANNYVTMYAGLASVIIALVFLYFIAAIFVYGGELNAAIIKSRLPHGVSLQAAQSLAPAERQA from the coding sequence GTGAAGGTCATCCGTACCGTCTATGATGTCGCGATGGACGCGTTCTACACGTTCCTGGCCGATGACGGCTGGGCGATCGCCAGCCACATCGCGCTGTCGACGCTGATGGCGCTGTTCCCGTTCCTGATCGTGCTGACCTCGCTCGCGGGCTTCTTCGGCTCCAAGGAACTCGCCGACCAGGCCGCCAGCCTGATGCTGCAGATCTGGCCCAAGCAGGTGGCCGATTCCATTTCGGGCGAGGTGCATGACGTGTTGACCACGACCCGGACCGGCGTACTGACCATCGGCGCGGCGCTGTCGGTCTATTTCGCCTCTAACGGCGTCGAGGCGCTCAGGGTCGCGCTCAACCGCGCCTATGCGGTGGTGGAGATGCGGCGCTGGTACTGGCTGCGGCTGGAATCGATCGGCTACACCCTGGTCGCGGCCTTTACCGCGCTCGCCATGGCGTTCCTGATCGTGCTCGGCCCTTTGCTCATCGAAGCTGCGCGCAGCCACATTCCGCTGTTCGTGGAGTCCAACGAGCGGATTTTGACCGGCATCCGCTATGGCATCACCGTCGGCGCGCTGGTGGTGGCGCTGCTGATCCTGCACGCCTGGCTGCCGGCAGGACGGCGCAGCTTCGTCCAGATCCTGCCCGGCATCGTCTTCACCATCGTGGCGTCGCTGATATCAGGCATCGTGTTCGGCCAATATCTGGCGCGCTTCGCCAACAACTACGTGACGATGTATGCGGGCCTCGCCTCGGTGATCATCGCGCTGGTGTTTTTGTACTTCATCGCCGCGATCTTCGTTTACGGCGGCGAGCTCAACGCCGCGATCATCAAGTCGCGGCTTCCTCACGGCGTGTCGCTTCAAGCAGCGCAGTCGCTAGCGCCCGCGGAGAGACAGGCTTGA
- a CDS encoding twin transmembrane helix small protein, protein MASLLSTFILPVAAGAVAVVLLLGLVNMMRGGSPNTSQKLMRWRVLLQFVAIVIAMLAVWAMGR, encoded by the coding sequence ATGGCATCGCTTTTGAGTACCTTCATCCTGCCGGTGGCAGCCGGCGCCGTTGCGGTGGTGCTGCTGCTCGGTCTCGTCAACATGATGCGCGGCGGCTCGCCGAACACGTCGCAGAAGCTGATGCGCTGGCGCGTGCTGCTGCAGTTCGTGGCCATCGTCATCGCCATGCTCGCAGTGTGGGCGATGGGACGCTAG
- a CDS encoding cob(I)yrinic acid a,c-diamide adenosyltransferase produces MVLLNRIYTKTGDDGTTALGTGERRPKYDLRIEAYGTVDETNAAIGVVRLHTADMPDLDAMLGRIQNDLFDLGADLAVPEREGKAERLRVVASQVERLERDIDTLNDRLAPLTSFVLPGGTPAAAHLHVARTICRRAERVIVELAARPGEPVSAAGIQYMNRLSDFLFVASRAANGHGAGDVLWVPGQNR; encoded by the coding sequence ATGGTCCTGCTCAACCGCATCTACACCAAGACCGGCGACGACGGCACGACGGCGCTCGGAACCGGCGAGCGGCGTCCGAAATACGATCTGCGCATCGAGGCCTATGGCACGGTCGACGAGACCAACGCCGCGATCGGCGTGGTCAGGCTCCATACCGCTGACATGCCAGATCTCGATGCGATGCTCGGCCGCATCCAGAACGATCTGTTCGACCTCGGCGCCGACCTCGCGGTGCCGGAACGCGAAGGCAAAGCCGAGCGCCTGCGGGTGGTGGCGAGCCAGGTCGAACGGCTCGAGCGCGACATCGATACGCTCAACGACAGGCTCGCGCCGCTGACCTCCTTCGTGCTTCCCGGCGGCACGCCGGCTGCGGCCCACCTTCACGTGGCGCGTACGATATGCCGCAGGGCGGAACGGGTGATCGTGGAACTGGCGGCCCGCCCCGGGGAGCCGGTCAGCGCGGCTGGCATCCAATATATGAATCGCCTCTCGGACTTCCTGTTCGTGGCCAGTCGGGCCGCCAACGGTCATGGTGCCGGAGACGTGCTCTGGGTTCCGGGCCAGAACCGCTGA
- a CDS encoding electron transfer flavoprotein subunit beta/FixA family protein: MKVLVPVKRVVDYNVKVRVKSDGSGVELANVKMSMNPFDEIAVEEALRLKEAGKATEVVVVSIGPAQASETIRTGLAMGADRGILVKADGAVEPLAVAKILKKVADEEQPGLIILGKQAIDDDSNQTGQMLAALLGWSQATFASKLEVEGSDFKVTREVDGGLQTVKLKGPAIVTTDLRLNEPRYASLPNIMKAKKKPIADKTVADYGVDVAPRLEIVKTTEPAGRKAGVKVKDVAELVSKLKNEAGVL, from the coding sequence ATGAAGGTTCTTGTGCCGGTAAAGCGGGTGGTCGATTACAACGTCAAGGTCCGCGTCAAGAGCGATGGATCGGGCGTTGAACTCGCCAACGTCAAGATGTCGATGAACCCGTTCGACGAAATCGCGGTCGAGGAAGCGCTGCGCTTGAAGGAAGCCGGCAAGGCGACCGAGGTCGTGGTGGTCTCCATTGGACCTGCGCAGGCATCGGAGACGATCCGCACGGGTCTTGCCATGGGCGCCGACCGCGGCATCCTGGTGAAGGCGGACGGCGCAGTCGAGCCGCTCGCGGTTGCCAAGATCCTGAAGAAGGTTGCGGACGAAGAGCAGCCCGGCCTGATCATTCTCGGCAAGCAGGCGATCGACGACGACAGCAATCAGACCGGCCAGATGCTGGCTGCGCTGCTCGGCTGGTCGCAGGCGACTTTCGCTTCGAAGCTCGAGGTCGAAGGTTCTGACTTCAAGGTCACCCGCGAAGTCGATGGCGGCCTCCAGACCGTGAAGCTGAAGGGACCGGCGATCGTCACCACCGATCTGCGTCTTAACGAGCCGCGCTACGCCTCGCTGCCCAACATCATGAAGGCCAAGAAGAAGCCGATCGCGGACAAGACCGTCGCCGACTATGGCGTCGACGTCGCTCCGCGTCTCGAAATCGTCAAGACGACGGAGCCGGCGGGCCGCAAGGCGGGCGTCAAGGTCAAGGATGTCGCCGAGCTGGTCTCGAAGCTCAAGAACGAAGCCGGGGTGCTCTGA
- a CDS encoding electron transfer flavoprotein subunit alpha/FixB family protein: MTTLLIAEHEHEVLKDSTNKALTAASQLGGDVHVLVAGGGQGTKAAADAAAKLAGVKKVLVADGDLYAHDLAEPLAALIVSLASGYDAIVAPATSRFKNVMPRVAALLDVMQVSEIIKVVAPDTYERPIYAGNAIQTVKSKDAKKVITVRTSTFAAAGEGGSAPVETVAAAADPALSSFVGEEVAKSDRPELTSAKIIVSGGRAMQSRENFAKYIEPLADKLGAGVGASRAAVDAGYAPNDWQVGQTGKVVAPELYVAIGISGAIQHLAGMKDSKVIVAINKDEDAPIFQVADYGLVADLYQAVPELTAELGKLGK, translated from the coding sequence ATGACGACGCTGCTGATTGCCGAACACGAACACGAGGTCCTCAAGGACTCCACCAACAAGGCGCTGACCGCGGCCTCCCAGCTCGGCGGCGACGTCCACGTGCTGGTCGCCGGCGGCGGGCAGGGCACCAAGGCTGCTGCCGATGCCGCCGCCAAGCTTGCCGGCGTCAAGAAGGTGCTGGTCGCCGACGGCGACCTCTACGCGCACGATCTTGCCGAGCCGCTGGCCGCGCTGATCGTCTCGCTGGCCTCGGGCTACGATGCCATCGTCGCGCCCGCGACCTCGCGCTTCAAGAACGTGATGCCGCGCGTCGCCGCGCTGCTCGACGTCATGCAGGTTTCGGAGATCATCAAGGTGGTCGCCCCCGACACCTATGAGCGTCCGATCTATGCCGGCAACGCCATCCAGACGGTGAAGTCGAAGGACGCCAAGAAGGTCATCACGGTTCGCACCTCCACCTTCGCCGCAGCCGGCGAGGGTGGCAGCGCGCCGGTCGAGACCGTCGCGGCGGCGGCCGATCCGGCCCTGTCGTCCTTCGTCGGCGAGGAGGTCGCCAAGAGCGACCGTCCCGAGCTGACCTCGGCCAAGATCATCGTCTCCGGTGGCCGCGCCATGCAGAGCCGCGAGAATTTTGCCAAGTACATCGAGCCGCTCGCCGACAAGCTTGGGGCCGGTGTCGGTGCCTCGCGCGCGGCGGTCGACGCCGGCTATGCGCCGAACGACTGGCAGGTCGGCCAGACCGGCAAGGTGGTGGCCCCCGAGCTCTATGTCGCCATCGGCATTTCCGGCGCGATCCAGCATCTGGCCGGCATGAAGGACTCCAAGGTGATCGTCGCGATCAACAAGGACGAGGACGCGCCGATCTTCCAGGTCGCCGATTACGGCCTGGTCGCCGATCTCTACCAGGCGGTTCCGGAGTTGACGGCCGAACTCGGCAAGCTCGGCAAGTAA